The genomic DNA AGACACGGATCGTTATCCGAACGTGGAGAGAAAAACAACGGATCATTTTCGGAATCATATGTAGGAAAAGCGCACGAATCGTCGTCGCAGTTGCCTTCTCAATGCATACCCTTTGTGCTCGGGGAACGATGAAACCAGAGATTAGCGCCGCGGTCGGGTTTCTGTCGAGATTTCTGCGGATAAAAGGACACGTAAATGACAGACAGCTTCAATCATTCAGCGCAAGTttacaggatattttgtcaggtaAGACATGTGCTTCTCGTTTTGTCCTACGTTTccaaggctactttagattatgaCCTCTGTTGGTGTTGTGTCATTCTGTGTGTTAAGAATATGATTTTAACGAATTGTTGTGTTTTAATCCCATTCCGAAAGGGATTTGCGTCTCTGTTCATAAAGTAACACAAGCGCCCCCCGACCATTTGCGCACGGAAAAAAAATACAAGAATCGATAAGGTGAACAACAATCTTCAATCAACAAGATTCAATCGATCGAATCAACCATGTTCTATACAGATAGATCGTCGCCTAATTCATGTTTCGGGTTAGTTACAATGTAATAACGTGGAATAAAGCCGGACTCTATTTGTTCCAACAAGGAAGTGCACCTTTCGATTGTACCAGTTCAGTTGGTCGATAAACTCTTAATTAACATAAAGATGGGGGAAATCTGTACCCGGTGAATTGAATTAGGCTATCGAATTACGTCATGCAGACAATAAAACGTAGGATGATATGAATTTGAGCaggcaaaaaaaagtatattaTAACATTTCGACCAGGAAGATCACAGACCCAATAGGATTCTGGTTATCTTTGTTATAAGAGTATTATAGCCGCCTACATGTTTTACTCGATCCTCTTGAGCGAGCCTCAATCGAATAGAAATTGGAGAACCAAAAGGTAAATAACAAATGCAGAATAAATAGCCCGTATAGATTCCCGCCGTTGACGAACATGTATGAGTAAAGAAAAGCTATTTCTTTACAATATTTTCAAGTGTAGACATGCTAGCTCCGTGAATAACGTTAACTGTAATAAGGACACATACATTGATCGACACAGCCACTATACTATGCGTTATTGACTGCATTTGTTTTTGTACAAACCACTgacataattttttatttatatttcctGTTGTGAATATACAGACAGTTTTAACAGTCTAAAACTGGCATTGGTCTGCCAGTTAACACCAAGTGTCTGTCCCTCTAAACACTGAACCATGACCTCAATTTGAACATGTTTTACAACAGCTGTGTCATCTGCAAAGCCATTCACGTTCAAATTCATATCATTTTACAGCCGTTTTGGATGTGGGCTACACATTTAGCATATCAGGTTACAGAATTGTTTATTTCTATTCAACAAACTCTTTAGTTTACAATGCTATTTTCAACTAAACATTTTCCGAGGAAGTGGCTTTGTTTGTGCAGGATTTGCGTAGAAAATGAGTGGAAGCTGTAGTCTGAGCATAGCTCTAGGCCAGTGCACTGTTTGTAAACAGCCAAAGTTGAAGGCAGACTGAGCAAAATGGCCGCCGTCAGAGGGTGAGTGGGGGGTTGGTAGCGGTGGGGTTGGGGCTGGAAGAGGATATCATAGGGGGAGGAGTGTAGGAAGGACATTATCTAATAAAACAAGTTGCAAAGGGGCTTTGTGAAGTGGCTGTCCTCCTCCTTCACCCCCATTATACATTTGTCTTCCCGAGTGACATAAACAACTCTGCGAAGCCCCCCCCCCTGCTGCTGAAGTAGGCCAGCCATCTCAATGTTGCTTACAGCTTCATTATTATAGcttattgtgtctgtgtgttcaatAAACAGGCGTTATTTCTGTATATGGGGGAGAAGGGGGACTTGCTCTAAATATCCACATTGAAACTGTGCTCATTGTCTAACTAGTTAGTAAACCATTTGGACTTCCTGTTTACCAGTCACCTGCTTAACCAAGGTTTGAGCAGTGACCCAATATGAAACTGCCATAATTCCCCCAACCACACCACCACAGACCAGTGGAAATCACCCAATAATGCCCCAAACAAATCCAAATGTGTATTTAATAAAAAGCCTCCACATCTTTTATTGCCACATAATATCCTTAGGGCACTTGGCTTTAAAGAAGCACTGGAGAACTactttatttaaaatatatagtTGAAAACTCATCCGTTTACTTTTTGAGCCTCTCTTCTTCCCCAGTTCCCTGGTTTTAGAATAGGCCCCTCCGCTCTGACTGTTCTCGGAGGCCTCGTTTCTTTTATGGTGCAAAAGATCAGCCCCATCGTAGCTGCCTGGTGCTTTTTCACAAGTGCCAAGGCCTCCATTAGGGTGCAGTACACAGAGTTCTACTGATAACACAAAGGAGACATTATCTACCAGGGGTGTTGTGCAGGACAGGTGTTCTCCGGGCTCTGGCCTAGTTCAGAGGCTTTtcacaggcaaacagacaggcaggcagcacagCCAGTTTAGTCACTATGCACTAATGGGGTAACACGATACTGAGGAGTCTTAAGGGGAGAAAATAGGATGATTggtatcacacgcacacacagatgcatatcgaacacacatacatacagtatatataccaacacacgcaacacacagTAAATGTGAGTATTGTTAGAGGTGTTAGGTTAATTTAGACTTCTGAGGAGCGGTTTTCTAATTTAATTCTTCCCTGTTAGGCTACTATTATACTATGAAATCAGCAGTCATGCACGTCTTCTTAAATGAGTTAACGGGGAAGGAATGAGAACTCttctctttctcgtgttctcctTAAAGTGAGTAATGtgacctcttttctctctctcttcttccagcCTAGTTTGTCACTTAACGCCCCTTTAGATATACCATATGAATGATAATACAGTGAATCCCCAACGGGTATGTGGACACACTCGTCATATTAAAAGGGACGGTGTGGCTTTAAGAGGGGGAGTTCTCCAGCCCAGATTGCTGGCCAGGACTTCACCACCTCAGTGTTGTTGTACAGCTCCGCTCTGTTCGATGGAGGACTTTGTGCCGCTCGGCCAGAAGGGGATTGTGCAATcaaacttctctctctttctctgctgtgtGTCACGTAGGCTCCGGTTACAGAGCGACAAACAGTTTATTGCTGCTTATCAGCCCCATAAGCAGACTGTTATGGTTTATTACTGCGCTACAACAAAACCTGACCCTGTCAGCAgtctgttttacacacacacacataccacacacacacacacacacacacacacacacacacattagtaagTGGAAACCCAAATACCAATATAAATAGTTGATGCTTCATTACATGGTAATAGAAATATCAGATAAAAAAGCAGATAAGATATTccaatggaatcatgtattaCCTACAAAGGAATAAAACCTTTATTCAATCAAAAGACAATCTAAAGCAACGTTACTTTTCCATAATCATTATTGGGGGGGTGTTTAGTACAGTAAAACATAAACAATCATTTTTTCCTTCCATTTTCCATGGGATCATGTCATTTATTATCTGTAAGTAATCCATACCACAATCGAAAGATACATCTAAACTAATAACGGTGATAGATTAGATATGTGTGCTTAGAACATCATAAACCAGTATTACCTTAGACTCCAGCAACtctataataaaataaaacatgattATAGTTTGATTTGCGATACAATTACTTAAAATACTATGCCTCATACAGTTATTATCATGCTAGTAATCACATTTATGTCCCAATTTGTGACCTTATTCAATGTTTATCAAAGCACATGCATCCTAATCtcgcataacacacacacacacacacacactaggaacTAAGGCTGATCAGGTGCAGACAGCTTTGCACCCCGCTTCTCCCTCAGATAGACGTCTGAAAGTAGCAGAGATTTAGCTTACTGGCTCTCACCTGTAAACACCAGACAGCATCTCTTACatctatccctctttctttctctccctctctctcttgtctcctcaTACAGAACTACACAGGCTCTACTATAGGGTAACCGAAGAACAACAGTTACCCCCTCTGTGCCCTTTTTTGGCAATACAAGCAATACCATGGTAACCTAATAGTGTTCCAATGATGATGAAACTCATGGTAACCCGATAataacctcctctctctttctccacagaGCAATACAAGCACCACTGGTTCCCCGACAGGCCATGCAAGGGCTCGGGCTACCGCTGCATCCGCATCAACCACAAGATGGATCCCCTGGTGGGGCAGGCAGGCCAGCGCATCGGCCTGACCATCAATCAGCTCTACCTGCTGCTGCCTAGTGAGCTCACCCTCTGGGTGGACCCCTTCGAGGTGTCCTACCGCATTGGCGAGGACGGCTCCATCTGCGTGCTCTACGAGTCCCAGCCGGTGGCCCCGGCGCCGTCGGGAGGCAGTGCGGTCACCTCGACCCCCATGGTGGACAGTCACATCAGCTGCAAGGAGGCGGCGGGGATGCTGGGCAGGACCAGCCCTTCCAAAGCCTACAACATGATGACTATGTCTAGCTAAGGGCTGCCACCCGCCAATTCGGGTTGTGGGTTTCGCCCTAGTTGGTCGATGGCGAACCTTTTTAAAGCTAAAAAGAAATGAAatgaaaaagagaaaaaaaggaggAGAAAAGGCAGAGGATGTGGCCTATCGTCCAGGTGAAACCTTGTAGGTTTGATATTTCTTTCTCCTTCCTCGCTCCATAgtctgttatgttgtgttgtgggaTCTACCGGAGGCTTCATTTTTTTCCCCGCGGGGGGAGGCTGTGTGGAGCGTGGAGCTGTTGGGGGCAGCTAAAACAAACCAAGAAACCGAACAGAGAAACAGCGCAGAGAAGGGGCTgctttttgtttttgtgtttttacaCAGATCTATCATTGTTGACTTTGCACTTTCTTCTCCACGTGGTTACAATGGGTACCAtgtcaccaccacccccaccaccctctCAGAAGCTTCAAGGAACTGCTGTCAAGAACCATACCGTTAAATTTCAGCCTTTTATCTACTTCCTGTTGTTATTGGGTGTACTTCCTGTCTAGGAAGGAAGTTAAGGGGCTGAGGTCCGGACTGTGCCTGTTTCTAGGTCAGTCTCTGGGGAAACGCCCTAAGTCAT from Oncorhynchus tshawytscha isolate Ot180627B linkage group LG15, Otsh_v2.0, whole genome shotgun sequence includes the following:
- the LOC112233935 gene encoding protein BTG1: MHTLCARGTMKPEISAAVGFLSRFLRIKGHVNDRQLQSFSASLQDILSEQYKHHWFPDRPCKGSGYRCIRINHKMDPLVGQAGQRIGLTINQLYLLLPSELTLWVDPFEVSYRIGEDGSICVLYESQPVAPAPSGGSAVTSTPMVDSHISCKEAAGMLGRTSPSKAYNMMTMSS